The Parashewanella tropica genome window below encodes:
- a CDS encoding MFS transporter, which yields MFLSRRFFPYFITQCLGALNDNIYKNALILMVTYSQLGATNMGISLFVNLAAGLFILPFFLFSAHAGLIADNIDKAKLIQRLKLLEVSIMVCAAIAMYLSSSTLLLLLLFMMGTQSAYFGPVKYSLLPQALKPDELVSGNAWVEMGTFLAILVGTLSAGIIVAQDNSLVIASASVVLFAVLGYLSSRSIPSLPPTSMPVKVPFRPFSGTLPLLKQVKADKPIWNAVLAISWFWFLGATYLTQFANFAKVYLYADATVVSLLLALFSVGIALGSWLCERISYGHVELGVLPFGVLGLTIFGMDLLWAIPPAPIDSQFVYHFKAFIENSQHYRLMFDLAMIGVSGGLFIVPLYAFIQTRTKPSECAQAIAVNNIVNALFMVGSAILGIVVLSIIEWTIPELFFLLAIANFFVAVYVYSQVPEFAMRFLSYVLSHILYRVKVTGRAYIPTQGAAIMVCNHVTYMDALVLMGASTRPIRFVMDKSISEMPVLKYLFRHVGVIPICSPKQCRETYDRAFESIHEALNNEELVCIFPEGRLTSDGEIGEFRPGINKILERDPVPVVPMALTGLWGSFFSHKGGHALTTPPKRFWSRIGVTIGEVEDGRDVERHSLQQRVLALFETN from the coding sequence ATGTTTCTTTCACGTCGATTTTTTCCTTATTTCATTACCCAATGTCTTGGGGCGCTTAATGACAATATATACAAAAATGCCTTGATCTTAATGGTCACTTACAGTCAGCTCGGTGCAACCAATATGGGCATCAGTTTGTTTGTGAACTTAGCGGCTGGACTGTTCATTTTACCTTTTTTCTTATTTTCTGCTCATGCGGGTTTAATTGCTGACAATATTGATAAAGCTAAATTGATACAAAGGCTTAAATTATTAGAAGTCAGCATTATGGTGTGTGCCGCTATTGCCATGTACCTTAGTAGCAGCACCTTATTATTACTATTGCTGTTTATGATGGGAACCCAGTCGGCATACTTTGGTCCTGTTAAATATTCACTCTTACCGCAAGCGCTAAAGCCGGATGAATTGGTATCAGGTAATGCATGGGTGGAAATGGGCACCTTTTTAGCCATTTTAGTCGGCACCTTGAGTGCGGGCATTATCGTGGCGCAAGACAATAGTCTTGTCATTGCGTCTGCATCGGTTGTTCTTTTTGCTGTACTGGGATACCTCAGCAGTCGCAGTATTCCATCACTGCCACCAACCTCGATGCCCGTCAAAGTGCCATTTCGGCCGTTTTCTGGCACATTACCCTTGCTCAAACAAGTCAAAGCCGATAAACCGATTTGGAATGCAGTACTTGCCATCAGCTGGTTTTGGTTTTTAGGAGCGACCTACCTCACTCAGTTTGCTAATTTTGCCAAAGTCTATTTGTATGCAGATGCCACGGTTGTCTCACTATTATTGGCACTGTTTTCAGTGGGTATTGCATTAGGTTCATGGTTGTGTGAGAGGATTTCGTACGGACATGTAGAGCTTGGCGTTCTCCCGTTTGGTGTTCTCGGTCTTACCATCTTTGGTATGGATTTATTGTGGGCCATTCCACCTGCGCCTATCGATAGCCAATTCGTGTATCACTTCAAAGCGTTTATTGAAAACAGCCAGCATTACCGATTAATGTTTGATTTAGCCATGATCGGCGTCAGTGGCGGTTTGTTTATCGTGCCCTTGTATGCCTTTATTCAAACGCGTACCAAGCCTTCAGAATGTGCGCAAGCCATCGCAGTGAATAATATCGTTAATGCCTTGTTTATGGTGGGCTCAGCGATATTGGGTATAGTGGTGTTATCCATCATTGAATGGACCATTCCAGAGCTGTTCTTCTTGCTGGCGATCGCTAATTTCTTTGTCGCGGTATATGTCTATAGCCAAGTCCCTGAATTCGCAATGCGCTTTTTAAGCTATGTATTGAGTCATATTTTGTATCGAGTGAAAGTAACTGGACGAGCGTATATCCCAACACAAGGTGCGGCTATTATGGTGTGCAATCATGTGACCTATATGGATGCCTTAGTATTGATGGGAGCTTCTACGCGACCAATCCGTTTTGTGATGGACAAAAGCATCAGTGAAATGCCAGTGCTTAAATATTTATTCCGTCATGTTGGCGTTATCCCTATCTGCTCACCAAAACAATGTCGTGAAACCTACGACCGAGCATTTGAGTCCATTCATGAAGCACTCAACAATGAAGAATTGGTGTGTATTTTCCCAGAAGGGCGCTTAACATCGGATGGTGAAATTGGCGAGTTTCGACCGGGTATCAATAAGATCTTAGAGCGCGACCCAGTTCCCGTTGTGCCAATGGCACTCACTGGGCTATGGGGCTCATTCTTCAGCCATAAAGGCGGGCATGCGCTGACAACACCGCCGAAACGCTTTTGGTCAAGGATTGGTGTGACGATTGGTGAAGTGGAAGATGGGAGAGACGTTGAAAGACATTCACTACAACAAAGAGTGTTAGCTCTTTTTGAAACAAATTGA
- the mnmH gene encoding tRNA 2-selenouridine(34) synthase MnmH, with amino-acid sequence MVANIVPKTEYRKIFLEERPLMDVRAPVEFQKGAFPHATSLPLMIDAERAQVGTCYKQHGQQAAIELGHQLVSGKVKQQRIEAWSQYINQHPNAYSYCFRGGLRSQVTQRWLEDAGVDISYIEGGYKAMRQFLIETIENASQKPMMILSGSTGCGKTEFLSKRREAIDLEELANHRGSSFGRHITAQPTQINFENALAVQLLKHHAQNFPFLLLEDESHLIGRSSLPKSFYLSMQQAPIIVLEDSYEQRLLRLLKEYVIDMHAGFVAKLGADKGWVTFEEYLLTSTDKIKKRLGGKAHSEIKQLIMIALRAQQSQNSTTEHLTWISPLLEKYYDPMYEYQLSKKGQRIVFKGDTDQSLNWLDNKMLRI; translated from the coding sequence ATAGTGGCCAATATTGTTCCCAAAACTGAATACCGTAAGATTTTTTTAGAAGAACGTCCTTTAATGGATGTTCGCGCTCCTGTTGAATTCCAAAAAGGCGCCTTTCCTCATGCCACCAGCTTACCGTTAATGATCGATGCTGAGCGGGCGCAAGTGGGCACCTGTTATAAACAACATGGGCAACAAGCCGCAATCGAACTTGGGCATCAATTAGTATCAGGAAAGGTTAAGCAGCAGCGCATCGAGGCTTGGAGTCAGTACATCAATCAACACCCAAATGCCTATTCTTATTGCTTTCGTGGCGGGCTGCGCTCACAAGTCACACAACGATGGCTTGAGGATGCTGGCGTTGATATTTCTTATATTGAAGGTGGCTATAAAGCCATGCGCCAGTTTTTGATTGAGACAATTGAAAACGCATCCCAAAAACCGATGATGATATTAAGTGGCAGTACAGGCTGTGGTAAAACCGAGTTTTTATCTAAACGCCGTGAAGCTATCGATCTTGAAGAGCTCGCCAACCATAGAGGTTCCAGCTTTGGTCGGCATATCACAGCCCAGCCTACGCAAATCAATTTTGAAAATGCGTTGGCGGTACAACTACTTAAACATCACGCTCAAAATTTCCCTTTTTTATTATTGGAAGATGAAAGTCATTTGATTGGTCGAAGCTCCCTACCTAAGAGCTTTTATTTATCGATGCAACAGGCACCAATAATCGTACTAGAAGACTCTTATGAGCAACGATTACTGCGATTACTAAAAGAATATGTGATTGATATGCATGCAGGGTTTGTTGCCAAGTTAGGTGCTGATAAAGGGTGGGTAACTTTTGAGGAGTATTTACTGACTAGCACAGATAAGATCAAAAAACGTTTAGGCGGTAAAGCTCACAGTGAAATTAAACAACTAATAATGATCGCGCTCAGAGCACAGCAAAGTCAAAATAGCACAACCGAACATTTAACTTGGATTTCGCCACTGCTAGAGAAATACTATGATCCTATGTATGAATATCAACTAAGTAAAAAAGGGCAGCGAATTGTATTTAAGGGCGACACCGACCAAAGTTTAAATTGGCTAGACAATAAAATGCTCCGCATTTAA
- the selD gene encoding selenide, water dikinase SelD — protein MSSEQIRLTQYSHGAGCGCKISPKVLSSILSSQLPSFTDPNLIVGNETRDDASVFKLNDTTGIISTTDFFMPIVDDPFTFGRIAATNAISDIYAMGGQPIMAIAILGWPVNTLAPEVASQVIDGGRYACQEAGIALAGGHSIDAPEPIFGLAVTGQVPLKHLKQNSTAQAGDKLYLTKPIGIGIHTTAQKKGLLAKEDANMAIDAMCQLNTIGNHIAKLDGVHAMTDVTGFGLGGHLTEMCQGADLSAILHFDSIPVLSQTHKYLELGCIPGGCERNFDSYGQHLPKLTDTEKAMLCDPQTSGGLLIAVSPDTEQALLELFEQYQQFATCIGEMTSAPSAPLIQLKGNQR, from the coding sequence ATGTCATCAGAGCAAATTCGCCTCACTCAATACAGCCATGGCGCCGGTTGCGGCTGTAAAATCTCTCCTAAAGTCTTATCCAGTATTCTCAGCTCTCAACTCCCCAGCTTTACCGATCCCAATTTGATTGTTGGCAATGAAACCCGAGATGATGCTTCGGTGTTTAAGCTCAACGACACTACAGGCATCATTAGCACCACTGATTTTTTTATGCCAATAGTGGATGATCCTTTTACCTTTGGTCGCATTGCCGCCACCAACGCCATTAGCGATATTTACGCCATGGGTGGTCAGCCTATTATGGCAATAGCCATTTTGGGGTGGCCAGTTAATACCTTAGCACCTGAAGTCGCCTCTCAAGTCATTGATGGTGGTCGCTACGCCTGCCAAGAGGCTGGAATAGCCCTTGCGGGCGGACACAGCATTGACGCCCCTGAGCCTATTTTTGGGTTAGCGGTAACAGGGCAAGTCCCACTAAAACACTTAAAGCAAAATTCCACCGCACAAGCGGGTGATAAACTCTATCTCACTAAACCTATTGGTATTGGCATCCACACCACAGCTCAAAAGAAAGGGTTACTAGCCAAAGAGGATGCGAATATGGCCATTGATGCCATGTGTCAGCTCAATACCATTGGTAACCATATCGCCAAATTGGATGGCGTTCATGCTATGACTGATGTGACAGGCTTTGGTCTCGGAGGACATCTCACTGAGATGTGCCAAGGCGCAGATCTGTCAGCGATTTTACACTTTGACTCCATTCCCGTACTTTCTCAGACTCACAAATACCTTGAACTTGGTTGTATTCCCGGTGGCTGTGAGCGCAACTTCGACAGTTATGGTCAACACTTGCCAAAACTTACAGATACTGAAAAAGCCATGTTATGCGACCCACAAACCAGTGGCGGGTTATTGATTGCCGTTTCTCCAGATACAGAGCAAGCCCTTCTCGAGCTTTTTGAACAGTACCAACAGTTCGCCACCTGTATTGGTGAAATGACGTCTGCCCCATCAGCCCCTCTTATTCAGCTAAAAGGAAATCAACGATAG
- a CDS encoding acyl-CoA desaturase, whose amino-acid sequence MKKPPLIWLNVILFASTLLAAVILVPWRGITHGFDGLEWLTFVILCFFSGLSITAGYHRLWSHKAYKAHAIVRFFYALGGALALQNSALHWSSDHRIHHKHVDNNDKDPYSAKMGFWYSHIGWMLREYQAHRYHDYNNARDLQKDSIVMWQHKHYLLLTILMNIGLPLFLGWLNGDILSMLLLAGVLRLVVGHHTTFFINSLAHIWGKQTYTDKNTARDNGFLALFTHGEGYHNFHHIFENDYRNGIQWWDYDPTKWLIRFLSYLGLASDLRKVPQERIEAAKYQMQLLNTKQKVGHLPEAEEMLAKLQAEFEQLKAHLVDYYQAKKAVLEAKRKQVCHLELKAQMEISKIRFKLQKHNWKMLTASY is encoded by the coding sequence ATGAAAAAACCACCTCTGATTTGGCTTAACGTCATACTATTTGCATCAACCCTGCTTGCTGCCGTCATCTTGGTTCCTTGGCGAGGGATCACTCATGGATTTGACGGCTTAGAATGGCTAACATTTGTTATCTTATGTTTCTTCAGTGGCCTGTCGATCACAGCAGGTTATCATCGTCTTTGGTCTCATAAAGCTTATAAAGCACATGCAATCGTTCGCTTTTTCTATGCTTTAGGCGGTGCTCTAGCGCTACAAAACAGCGCTTTGCATTGGTCATCAGATCATCGCATTCACCATAAGCATGTCGATAACAACGACAAAGATCCTTACTCGGCTAAAATGGGTTTTTGGTATAGTCACATTGGCTGGATGCTGCGTGAATACCAAGCCCATCGTTATCACGACTACAACAATGCCAGAGACCTACAAAAAGATAGCATCGTCATGTGGCAGCATAAACATTACCTATTGCTAACCATTTTGATGAATATTGGTCTGCCACTGTTTTTGGGCTGGCTAAATGGTGACATTCTGTCGATGCTGCTTCTCGCTGGTGTATTACGTCTGGTGGTAGGTCATCACACCACTTTCTTTATCAATTCCTTAGCCCATATCTGGGGTAAACAAACCTATACCGATAAAAACACCGCTCGCGATAATGGCTTTTTAGCGCTGTTCACTCACGGTGAGGGTTACCATAACTTCCATCATATTTTCGAAAACGATTATCGCAATGGCATTCAGTGGTGGGATTATGATCCTACTAAGTGGCTGATTCGCTTCTTAAGCTACCTTGGGCTTGCCAGTGATTTACGCAAAGTACCACAAGAGCGTATCGAAGCGGCGAAATATCAAATGCAGCTGTTAAATACCAAGCAAAAAGTCGGACACTTACCTGAAGCCGAAGAAATGCTAGCAAAACTGCAAGCCGAGTTTGAACAACTTAAAGCACACCTTGTCGATTATTATCAAGCGAAAAAAGCCGTGTTAGAGGCGAAACGTAAACAGGTGTGTCATCTAGAGCTTAAAGCACAAATGGAAATTTCAAAGATCCGTTTCAAACTGCAAAAACATAATTGGAAGATGTTAACCGCAAGCTATTAA
- a CDS encoding ankyrin repeat domain-containing protein, whose product MSTSQIETPQSKIGEWEFVTDDGGESTTVDIERSLVENINGLSLQATRLEKDLEQLAELWRQYALKEVPSSTYVYLNTAFSQLVNAGVEHQYELQLKGQYVSQLVYLLMDDHIPAESKQACLISMSRLIKVSPNRVPDFRCHVAYLRCTKHNLHSAYTSAETKAIETINRIFGAQFPDFDKANLPACTAIYGLQISECNNETDTSSPLTEIQQEFYLQLVTIFYTPFYLARQFGNEQAPVLSALLTNTPHNDEMLLLAAPCQLAIVLCHVDVKSTSLSSIQILDSDQTLVTFDSLFFAIQTEEPQLNHQLCGSISPSLMPQQMPLPLLLSLQDSVTEQISDYEMAKQWAGYLNEYWVSTEHQWIKAYCATMLGKQLQRCHDHDSLVPFEMTQEDQDLPTLMGTLSTKIQRLKVELPGEQTIKQSSTLSELFEKIQANQKIGLPLDNPHHSQAIASHLDTLSPQCACDNQTVIAFASLLDEHQAPLSLKEAFIDYVCRALSHQKTMVHSAAELINYQHTVDEFSQLAIFSDTEHELQPLFFERGAINQLSVSEVNALPNEWLELHYDDPKGMQILLVLSLKLPSKPLQDLVLSLSKRTPIISWKDVLAAIDDSHWLEAKPKFVQALSLIKDEENSVLIFAIISGTRVALLKSWLEQSLLNIEQRDAVGNTPLHHVCLQGKQQVLTLLLEHSSNPLSNNQINPTGDTPLHIATLYQHLECVQALLNNKDTDAGAVNSLTGETPLHYAVKKQNEALITLFINHDAALLEVQNNEGYSPIAQAIKWHPDSFSVLMAHPKFNPNVAVYKQQSTIAFTLNLRKDELCCHLLQKFSELQLNDRYLLHIGVHCPNAYALLLPKLSTEINQLHPRGSAPLHLAAASGNTSVIQLLLRAGANRQVLTLERQNALFFAFHSEHPIAALEVLLTQGVMIKSPDFTPLSLLKHAVTFDNAQGLQYLIETPLLRTAFIQAVLSDGNELNLLHCAIEDDAYACVKYLASSEILSLNIGISKGEHTGLTPLMLAAKLNKGHAVKALCEVCPEAYLTANKQGYAAAHIAVIHSSIEALQALITVNDTCLKGMATAKGVHFHLTPLQLAAHLDRAEAVEAILVWAPDSITQIDKRGFSIAHIATESSAHNVLKILPKDWFDYAVEKEPYEGYTCLHLAVELSCINSQHLETLALLTQLGATIDKATTRINYTNKSGWRWQASSTRLAPITLCAVHDNLQAAKILILAGSKPLSLLSKEDWEFLIYDYARKYVDERYPLDKTNKKYLLKTIVGD is encoded by the coding sequence ATGTCAACGTCACAAATCGAAACTCCACAATCGAAAATAGGTGAGTGGGAATTTGTAACAGATGATGGCGGTGAGAGCACAACGGTAGATATAGAGCGATCTCTAGTCGAGAATATAAACGGCCTCAGCCTACAAGCGACAAGACTTGAAAAAGACCTCGAGCAATTAGCCGAACTTTGGCGGCAATATGCTTTGAAGGAAGTACCTTCTTCTACATATGTCTATTTAAATACTGCTTTTTCACAGTTGGTAAATGCTGGTGTTGAACATCAGTATGAGCTTCAGTTAAAGGGACAGTATGTCTCTCAACTGGTTTATTTACTCATGGATGACCATATCCCAGCAGAATCTAAACAAGCGTGTTTAATCTCAATGAGCCGACTTATCAAAGTTAGCCCTAATCGTGTTCCTGACTTTAGATGTCATGTTGCCTACTTACGCTGTACTAAACATAACCTCCATAGCGCCTATACTTCAGCAGAAACAAAAGCGATTGAGACCATTAATCGCATTTTCGGGGCTCAGTTCCCAGACTTTGATAAGGCGAACCTGCCCGCATGTACTGCGATATATGGCTTGCAGATTTCAGAATGTAATAACGAAACAGATACCTCATCACCTCTAACTGAAATTCAACAAGAGTTTTATCTGCAATTAGTGACGATTTTTTATACCCCTTTTTATCTGGCACGCCAATTTGGAAATGAACAAGCCCCCGTACTTTCAGCACTATTAACAAACACGCCCCATAACGATGAGATGCTATTACTCGCAGCCCCCTGTCAATTAGCCATAGTACTTTGTCACGTAGATGTAAAAAGCACGTCATTATCGTCAATCCAAATTCTCGATTCCGATCAAACGTTAGTGACCTTCGATTCACTTTTTTTTGCCATTCAAACAGAAGAACCTCAGCTAAACCATCAGCTATGCGGTTCTATTAGTCCATCGCTCATGCCGCAGCAAATGCCTTTGCCATTGTTACTTTCTCTGCAAGACAGTGTTACGGAGCAGATATCTGATTATGAAATGGCAAAACAATGGGCAGGCTATCTTAATGAATATTGGGTGAGTACAGAACATCAGTGGATCAAAGCCTATTGCGCCACCATGCTTGGTAAACAATTGCAACGCTGTCATGACCACGACAGCTTAGTGCCTTTTGAAATGACTCAAGAGGATCAAGATTTACCGACCCTTATGGGTACACTTTCAACCAAGATACAACGTTTAAAAGTAGAACTGCCAGGCGAACAAACAATAAAGCAGTCATCCACCCTATCGGAACTTTTTGAAAAAATACAAGCTAACCAAAAGATAGGTCTCCCGCTAGATAACCCACATCACTCACAAGCCATAGCCAGTCATTTGGACACCTTATCTCCGCAATGCGCCTGTGATAATCAAACGGTAATAGCTTTTGCATCCTTACTTGATGAACATCAGGCGCCATTATCTCTAAAAGAAGCCTTCATCGACTATGTCTGTAGAGCACTCTCACACCAAAAAACCATGGTGCATTCAGCAGCAGAGCTTATTAACTATCAACACACAGTTGATGAATTCTCTCAATTAGCCATCTTTTCAGATACAGAGCATGAATTGCAACCACTCTTTTTTGAAAGGGGTGCCATCAATCAACTTTCAGTCAGTGAAGTAAATGCACTTCCCAACGAGTGGCTTGAGCTGCATTATGACGACCCAAAAGGTATGCAAATTTTGCTTGTACTCTCGCTCAAATTACCAAGTAAGCCTCTACAAGATCTCGTATTATCCTTGAGTAAGAGAACCCCCATCATCTCATGGAAAGATGTATTGGCTGCCATTGACGATTCGCATTGGCTAGAAGCTAAGCCAAAGTTCGTCCAAGCGCTATCCCTCATCAAAGATGAAGAAAATTCAGTTTTAATCTTTGCCATTATATCTGGCACAAGAGTCGCTTTACTTAAGTCATGGCTTGAGCAATCGTTACTGAACATTGAACAAAGAGATGCGGTGGGTAACACGCCATTGCACCATGTATGCCTGCAAGGAAAGCAACAAGTTTTAACCTTGTTGCTTGAGCATAGCTCCAATCCATTGAGCAATAATCAAATCAATCCTACTGGCGACACACCTTTACATATTGCTACCCTGTATCAACATCTTGAGTGCGTTCAAGCACTATTAAACAATAAAGACACTGACGCAGGCGCTGTGAATAGCTTAACTGGAGAAACCCCACTTCACTATGCCGTAAAAAAACAAAACGAAGCACTCATCACGCTCTTTATTAATCACGATGCCGCATTGCTTGAGGTACAGAACAATGAAGGTTACTCACCTATCGCGCAGGCAATAAAGTGGCACCCTGACTCGTTTTCAGTGTTAATGGCGCACCCCAAATTTAATCCTAATGTTGCAGTGTATAAACAACAATCAACTATCGCTTTTACACTTAATTTAAGGAAAGATGAGCTCTGCTGTCACTTATTGCAAAAGTTCTCAGAACTACAGCTCAATGACCGATACTTACTTCATATTGGTGTTCATTGCCCGAATGCATATGCACTATTACTGCCCAAACTCAGCACTGAAATAAATCAGCTTCACCCTCGTGGCAGTGCGCCCCTTCATCTAGCCGCAGCCTCAGGTAATACGTCAGTGATACAACTACTACTGCGAGCAGGTGCAAACAGACAAGTGCTTACTCTAGAGCGTCAAAACGCTTTGTTTTTTGCTTTTCATTCAGAGCACCCCATTGCAGCGCTTGAAGTACTATTAACACAAGGTGTAATGATAAAATCTCCTGACTTTACCCCACTGTCACTGCTTAAACATGCGGTCACGTTTGACAATGCTCAAGGGCTACAATACCTCATCGAAACCCCATTACTCCGCACAGCTTTCATTCAAGCGGTACTTTCCGATGGTAATGAGCTTAATTTATTGCACTGTGCCATTGAGGATGACGCCTATGCTTGCGTCAAATATCTAGCCAGCTCTGAGATACTCAGCTTGAATATAGGCATCAGTAAAGGAGAGCATACGGGTTTAACGCCTCTGATGTTAGCTGCAAAATTGAATAAAGGACATGCTGTTAAAGCCCTGTGCGAAGTTTGTCCAGAGGCTTATTTAACAGCCAATAAACAAGGATACGCTGCAGCGCATATTGCTGTGATCCATTCATCGATAGAAGCACTTCAAGCACTGATAACCGTGAATGATACGTGCCTGAAAGGCATGGCCACGGCTAAAGGGGTCCATTTTCACTTAACTCCACTACAGTTAGCGGCTCATCTAGATAGAGCAGAAGCTGTAGAAGCTATATTAGTTTGGGCACCCGACTCAATAACTCAAATAGATAAGAGAGGATTTAGTATTGCACATATTGCCACTGAGTCTAGTGCGCACAATGTGCTTAAAATACTGCCGAAAGACTGGTTTGATTACGCAGTAGAGAAAGAACCTTATGAGGGTTATACCTGCTTACACCTAGCCGTTGAACTTTCATGTATAAACAGTCAACACTTAGAGACACTTGCATTATTGACCCAATTAGGTGCCACTATTGATAAAGCCACAACCAGAATCAACTATACCAATAAGAGCGGTTGGAGATGGCAAGCTTCCTCAACACGATTAGCACCGATAACGCTGTGTGCCGTACATGACAATCTTCAAGCAGCAAAAATATTAATCCTAGCGGGTAGCAAGCCTTTAAGCCTTTTGAGCAAAGAGGATTGGGAATTTCTCATATATGACTATGCACGCAAATATGTTGATGAACGTTATCCTCTAGATAAAACCAACAAAAAATATTTACTGAAAACCATTGTCGGTGATTGA
- the fabR gene encoding HTH-type transcriptional repressor FabR gives MGIRAQQKEKTRRALVDAAFNQLSAERSFSSLSLREVAREANIAPTSFYRHFKDMNELGLTMVDEGGLALRQMMRKGRQRAEEGGSVIQISVDTFMEVLESNPNVFRILLHERSGTSAPFRAAVAREIEHFISELAHYTEQTTHRTYELARAQAEALVTLVFNAGAAALDMKRSERKKLAQQLVLQLRIVIHGAHTLHQKMEKRAPKED, from the coding sequence ATGGGGATCCGAGCACAACAAAAAGAGAAAACGCGTCGCGCATTAGTGGATGCGGCGTTTAATCAGCTCAGTGCTGAGCGAAGTTTTTCTAGCTTGAGTCTTCGAGAAGTGGCAAGGGAAGCCAACATTGCTCCAACTTCATTTTATCGACATTTCAAAGATATGAATGAACTCGGACTTACTATGGTTGATGAAGGTGGCTTAGCACTGCGTCAAATGATGAGAAAAGGTCGCCAACGTGCCGAAGAGGGTGGCAGTGTTATTCAAATTTCCGTCGATACTTTTATGGAAGTATTAGAGTCTAATCCCAACGTATTTCGTATCTTACTTCACGAACGTTCAGGAACATCCGCGCCGTTTCGTGCAGCTGTTGCCCGTGAGATTGAACACTTTATCTCTGAACTAGCTCATTATACTGAGCAAACTACTCACAGAACCTATGAGCTTGCCCGTGCTCAAGCCGAAGCTTTAGTGACTTTAGTATTTAACGCTGGCGCAGCGGCATTAGATATGAAGCGCAGTGAACGGAAAAAATTAGCGCAACAATTGGTATTACAACTGCGGATCGTGATCCATGGCGCTCACACCCTTCACCAGAAAATGGAAAAGCGAGCGCCAAAAGAGGATTAG
- the trmA gene encoding tRNA (uridine(54)-C5)-methyltransferase TrmA: MNFATMDPLHYDQQLDNKKQRLQALFAEFDAPEVEVFASEPRHYRMRAEFRVWHAGDDLYYYMFDQGTKQKVRCDQFLPASSLINKLMPKLMEALKPNPALRHKLFQVDFLSTLSGEILVSLLYHRQLDSEWQQHIQQLKETLSSEFKINFIGRARKQKICVDKEYVIESLPINGTDYIYKQVENSFTQPNAKVACHMLEWALDVTQNSTGDLLELYCGNGNFSIALAQNFERVLATELAKPSVDAAQYNIKENNIDNLDIIRMSAEDFSDALAKKRQFRRLKDVDLDSYNCNTIFVDPPRAGLDDNTLFMVQNYERILYISCNPSTLADNLATLAKTHKITRFALFDQFPYTDHMESGVLLERR; this comes from the coding sequence ATGAATTTTGCCACAATGGATCCGCTGCACTACGATCAGCAATTGGATAATAAGAAACAACGTTTACAGGCTTTATTTGCTGAGTTTGACGCACCAGAGGTTGAAGTCTTTGCTTCAGAACCTCGCCATTATCGTATGCGTGCTGAGTTTCGAGTTTGGCATGCTGGTGATGATCTTTACTATTACATGTTCGACCAAGGCACCAAGCAAAAAGTCCGCTGTGATCAGTTTTTGCCTGCCAGTAGCTTGATCAACAAGCTTATGCCTAAGCTGATGGAGGCACTTAAGCCCAACCCGGCTCTGCGTCATAAGCTATTCCAAGTAGATTTTTTGTCGACACTTAGCGGTGAGATTTTGGTATCACTACTGTATCACCGTCAACTCGACAGTGAATGGCAACAGCACATTCAACAATTAAAAGAGACTCTATCTTCTGAATTTAAGATCAACTTTATCGGTCGTGCTCGCAAGCAAAAAATCTGTGTGGATAAAGAGTACGTGATTGAATCTTTGCCGATTAATGGCACTGACTATATCTACAAACAAGTCGAAAACAGCTTTACTCAACCGAATGCGAAAGTCGCTTGTCATATGTTGGAGTGGGCATTGGATGTGACCCAAAACTCTACAGGTGATTTGCTTGAACTGTATTGTGGCAATGGCAATTTCTCGATTGCGCTTGCACAAAATTTTGAGCGCGTATTAGCTACAGAGCTCGCCAAGCCCTCAGTGGATGCCGCGCAGTACAACATCAAAGAAAATAATATTGATAACCTTGATATTATTCGTATGTCGGCGGAAGACTTTAGTGATGCGTTGGCGAAGAAGCGCCAATTCAGACGTTTAAAAGATGTGGATTTAGACAGCTATAACTGCAATACCATTTTTGTTGACCCACCGCGTGCAGGCTTGGATGACAATACCTTGTTTATGGTGCAAAACTACGAGCGTATTTTGTATATCTCTTGCAATCCAAGTACCTTGGCAGACAACTTAGCCACACTTGCGAAAACCCACAAGATCACACGTTTTGCTTTGTTTGATCAGTTCCCATACACCGACCATATGGAGTCAGGTGTATTGCTAGAACGTCGCTAA